Within the Streptomyces sp. NBC_00554 genome, the region GCTCTGACCGATCTTGTCCAACCGGTGTCCAAGCCTCCCACCGTGTGGGTCAACGGTTACGTCTACCTGGCGACAGACGCGGACCCCGCGCACCTGAGCTACTGGGCGGACCCCCCGAAGTGGAAGATCGGCAGACAGTCGCAGCTGATTCTCTTCAACTGGTTCCAACGCTCGAACCAGGCGGCATTTCTCGCCGCCCTGGACACGGCCTGGCGCGCGGTACGCACGGAGAGCTGAGTGGCGAGGAAGGGGCGCCGCCGGAATCACCGGCGGGATCCCTTCCATGCTGCCCTCATACAGCCAAGGTCAACGCCCCAGAAAGATCGGATTCGTGAACGCCGCCAACGCTCCCGGCAACGGCGCGAGCACCACCTCATGGCGCAATTCGGCCCGTACGTACGCCGCGTACGAAGCCGTCGTACGCCACTCGACCGTGCCTGAGCCGTCCACCGGCAGCGGGTCGCTGGTGAACAGGACGCCCTGGTCGGTGAGGAAGCGGACCGTGCAGCGGGGTGAGCCAGTGGCCTCCAGGCGGATGGTGACCGGGGTGTCCTTGCCGACCTTCAACCGCTCGCCGATTCCCGCGTGTTCGCCCTTCGTGCCGGACGCGGTGAAGGCCAGCGACACCGACTGGGACTCGGCCACGTACGAGCGGCCCGCCCGGATGCCCTCCTGGACGGCCTCGCGGGTCAGGTCGTCGGCGAGGACGACCGTCTGGGGGCGGCCGACCGGGTCGGGATCGCGGTGGGCGTCGCTGTTGCCCATCGCCGGGATCCAGTCGCGGCCCTCCCGCACCGAGGCGACCAGCATGCCGTCCCAGTCGGCGAGGGCGACCTCGTCGTCGGGGGTGTACGCGCCGTTCCACACCTCGACCGCGTCCGCCTCCCCGAACCCGAACTTCCAGTTGCAGCCGATGCAGGTGGCGTGCGGGTGGGCGGGTACGACGAGGCCGCCGGAGCGGCGGATCTCCCGCGCGTACTTGCCGAAACGGTTGTCGCGGGCGCGGTAACGCCAGTCGATGAAGGTGCCGGGGTCGGTGCCGAGGGCGAGAACGTGACCGTTGCGCGTCGTGACCTCCTCGCCCAGCATGATCAGCAGGTCGTCACCCGCCTGGTCCGCCCAATGGGCGTGCGCGGAATGGGTGTTGTGCTCGGAGGTGTTGATGAAGTCCAGGCCCGCGGCACGGGCGAGGGCCGCGATCTCGGCCGGGGTGCGGCGGCCGTCGGAGTACCAGGAGTGCAGATGGCAGTCGCCGCGGTACCAGGCGCGGCCCCTGCCCTTGGCACGCGGGGGCGGGTACGTCGGCTTCACGGCGGGACTCGGCTCCCCGTACGCGAGCGTGATCGTGATCTCGTACGGCAGTCCCTGCGGAGCCACCGTGTACGGGCCGAGGGCGATGTGCCAGGTGCCCTCGCGGACCGGTCCGGGGAGGTAGCCCGGCGTCGCGTCGTCCGCGCGGATGAAGAACTCCGTGCGGGCGCCGCCCGACCAGCCGCGGAAGCCCTTGCCGCCCAGTGCGGTGCCGCGTTCGTCGAAGATGCCGATGTCCAGGGCATTGCCCTGCGTGCCGACCGGGACGGCCGGTTTCTCGTAGGAGTACGCGACCTTGAGCTCCCGTACCCCGGCCGGGACTTCCACCGGTAGGTACACGAAGTCCGGCGAACCGGTGGGCAGCGTGCCGCGCACCGTCCTCGTCTCCAGCTCGTTCGCCGCTTCCGCGTCGTACCCGGGTGAGAAGGTCACGCTTCCCAACGTAAGCGCAGCGGTCGCTCCCGTCACGATCAGAGCGCGTCTGCCTATGCCGTGGTCGTCCTCACACATGCTGCTGCTCCCAAGACGTCGTGAGTGACATGGGTGGTGGGGGGATGGCGTGCGGGTGGCATGTACAAGGCTTCTATCCGGCCGTGAACTGCGGTGCAAGGGAAGGGGATGGACAGCTTTCGGTCAGGCGCAGAGTCGGTCGCAGAGCCGGACACAGAGGTAGTGCCCTCAGCTCTGCGTGCCCTTCCAATAGGGCGGGCACTCGGTCCTGGCTGCCTCGGCCCAGTTGCTGTCGATGATCTTGCGCATGCGGGTGAGCTCCGTCCCGCTGGAGGCGTCCGCCTCCAGGTCCTCGCGGACCGGGACCACGAGGAGCAGATGCTGCCCTTTGCCGAAGGGCTCCTCGACCTCTGCCGCGGTCGGGTCGACCAGGTCGAGTTCGATCGTGCTCCTGCCCCGACCGGGCTTGATCCAGTCGGCGACGGCGAAGGTGAGCAGGACCCGGCCCGTCCGCGGAGCCGGACGCACGTCGAGTACGTCTCCCTCGACGATGAGGCGTGCGCAGGCGATGCCCTCGGCGTAGGTCTGGCCCACGCCGTCTTCGTCCGCCGCAGCACCGGCCGTACCGGACCGCGTCTCGCGGAACCAGCCGCCGTCGATCAGCAGGGCCGCGCACAGGACCGCCGCGGCCAGCGCGCCGCCGATGAGGGCCTGGCGCCGGCGCCGGTGGGACGCGCGCTCGGGCGGCCGTACCCGGGACGGGGTCGCGGAGGGCGCGGGTGGAGTCACCGGGTCAGGGCGCCGCCCCGGTGCGGCTGCCGGATCCGGGCCCGCCACGGCATCCCCGATCAGCGCAAGGGCGGCCCGGAGCCGCTCCTCCTCCCATGCCGTCGGCTCCGCCATGTCAGATCCCCCCACGTTGCCCAGTTCGGTTCGCAGCGCCGCCACGGCGTGGTGCGGCCGGCTCCCACCGATGTCCCTGGCCGCCCCCCTCATCACCCCTACGACGGAGCCGCCCTCCGGGACGTTCACCGGACCCGCGACTGCTGCCTACGTGTCCGGAGCCGCCGGTTCCAGTGCCACCGTGTAACGACCTGCGGTGCGGGACGAATCGGGCACTCAAGTCAGCCGTGATCGCCCGAACGTATGCTCAATGGATGACGACTTCCGCGACCTCCGGAACCGGTCCCACCGAGAACTCGCTGCGTCGCGCCCTCAAACGTGCCCGTGACGGCGTCGCCCTCGACGTCACCGAGGCCGCGGTGCTGCTCCAGGCCCGCGGCGCCGACCTCGACGACCTCACCGCGTCCGCGGCCAGGGTGCGGGACGCGGGCCTGGAGGCTGCGGGCCGCCCCGGTGTCATCACGTACTCGAAGAGCGTCTTCATCCCGCTCACCCGCCTGTGCCGGGACAAATGCCACTACTGCACCTTCGTCACGGTCCCCGGCAAGCTGCGCCGGGCGGGACACGGGATGTTCATGTCCCCGGACGAGGTCCTCGACATCGCCCGCCGCGGCGCGGAACTCGGCTGCAAGGAAGCGCTGATCACCCTCGGCGACAAGCCCGAGGACCGCTGGCCCGAGGCGCGCGAGTGGCTGGACGCGCACGGGTACGACGACACGATCGCGTACGTACGGGCCATCTCGATCCGCATCCTGGAGGAGACGGGGCTGCTGCCCCACCTGAACCCGGGTGTGATGTCGTGGACGGACTTCCAGCGGCTGAAGCCGGTGGCCCCGTCGATGGGCATGATGCTGGAGACGACCGCGACCCGCCTGTGGTCCGAGCCGGGCGGTCCGCACTACGGGTCACCGGACAAGGAGCCCGCCGTACGGCTGCGGGTGCTGGAGGACGCGGGCCGCTCCTCCGTCCCGTTCACCAGCGGGATCCTGATCGGGATCGGGGAGACGTACGAGGAGCGCGCGGAGTCGCTGTTCGCGCTGCGCCGCGTGTCCCGCTCGTACCACGGCATCCAGGAACTGATCATCCAGAACTTCCGCGCCAAGCCGGACACGGCGATGCGCGGTATGCCGGACGCCGAGCTGGACGAGCTGGTCGCCACCGTCGCCGTGGCCCGGCACATCATGGGTCCCGCCGCCTGCCTCCAGGCGCCGCCGAACCTGGTGGACTCCGAGTACGGGCGGCTGATCGGTGCGGGGATCGACGACTGGGGCGGGGTGTCGCCGCTGACGATCGACCATGTGAACCCGGAGCGTCCGTGGCCGCAGATCGACCTGTTGAAGTCGGAATCCGCTGCCGCCGGCTTCGAGCTGCGCGAACGCCTCTGTGTGTACCCGGAGTTCGTGCAGCGCGGCGAGCCGTGGCTGGACCCGCGGCTGCTGCCGCACGTACGGGCTCTCGCCGACTCGTCGTCGGGGCTCGCGCTGCCGGACGCGGTGGTCGAGGGGCACCCGTGGCAGGAGCCCGAGGAGGCGTTCACGTCTTCGGGGCGTACGGATCTGCACGTGTCGATCGACACCGAGGGCCGTACCGGCGACCGCCGTGAGGACTTCGACCTCGTGTACGGCGACTGGGAGTCGCTGCGGGAGGCGGCGGCGCCCGGGATGGTGCCGTCGCGGATCGACACGGACGTCCGGGCCGCGCTCGCGACGGCCGCCGACGACCCGACCCGCCTGACCGACGACGAGGCCCTGGCACTGCTGCACGCGGACGGCCCCGCCCTGGACGCCCTCTGCCGTATTGCCGACGACGTCCGCAAGTCGGCGGTCGGCGACGACGTCACCTACATCGTCACCCGGAACATCAACTTCACCAACGTCTGCTACACCGGCTGCCGCTTCTGCGCCTTCGCCCAGCGCCGCACGGACGCCGACGCGTACACCCTCTCCCTCGACCAGGTCGCCGACCGGGCCCAGCAGGCGTGGGACGTCGGTGCGATCGAGGTCTGCATGCAGGGCGGGATCCACCCCGACCTGCCCGGGACGGCGTACTTCGACATCGCGCGGGCGGTGAAGGAACGCGTCCCCGGGATGCATGTGCACGCCTTCTCGCCCATGGAGGTGGTGAACGGCGCCACCCGCACCGGCATGTCCATCCGCGAATGGCTGTCGGCGGCGAAGGAGGCGGGCCTCGACTCCATCCCCGGCACCGCGGCCGAGATTCTCGACGACGAGGTCCGCTGGGTCCTGACGAAGGGCAAGCTGCCGACAGCGACGTGGATCGAGGTCGTCACGACGGCCCATGAACTCGGCATCCGCTCCTCGTCCACGATGATGTACGGCCATGTCGACCAGCCCCGCCACTGGCTCGGCCACTTCCGCACCCTCTCCCGTATCCAGCAACAGACCGGCGGCTTCACGGAGTTCGTGACCCTCCCGTTCATCCACACCAACGCGCCGGTGTACCTGGCGGGGATCGCCCGCCCCGGCCCGACCATGCGCGACAACCGCGCGGTCATGGCCATGGCCCGCCTCCTCCTCCACCCGCACATCCCCAACATCCAGACCAGTTGGGTGAAGCTGGGGACCGAGGGCGCGGCGGAGATGCTCCGCTCCGGTGCGAACGACCTCGGCGGCACGCTGATGGAAGAGACCATCTCCCGTATGGCCGGGTCGAGTTACGGCTCGTACAAGTCCGTCAAGGACCTGATCGCGGTGGCCGAGGCGGCGGGGCGCCCGGCGAAGCCGCGTACGACCCTGTACGGCGAGGTGCCGGAGGAACGGCAGCGGGCGGCGGCGGCTTCGGACGGGCATCTGCCGGAGTTGTTGCCGGTGTTGGACTGAGGTTCTCCCTGGGAAGCTCGTGGCCGGAGAGCGCCCCTCGCCCGGCGAGAAATCCGCTTCGGTGGTGTCGGTGACTCCTGTTAACTTCCTGTGGCTCGTGTGATCCACGAGGCACAGGAACTCACAGGGGAGGGGCACTTGGCCAGGAACGGAACACTCGGCGGCCTCAGACGGCTGGCGGTGGGGTGTTGTGCGGCAGCGCTCGTGACGGCCGCGACAGGCACGGCGCACGCCGCGGACAATCTGCCGCCCAGGCAGCCGGTCGTCCAGGATCTGCAGACCGGGAGCAAGCCGTGCGCGACGGGCGACGACAAGCCGTACGTCGCGACGCCGCCCATGCTCAGCGCCGTGCTGTACGACCCCGAGGAGGACAACCAGCCCGTCGAGGCCAACATGGTCAAGGGTGAGTTCGAGGCCTGGTGGACGGACTCGACCGGGGCTGAGCAGCGCCGCACGTACACCACGTACGAGACGCTGTCGGGCAGCAGGCAGCTCTGGCGGATGCCGGAGGACATCCCGGCGAACACCGTCGTGTCGTGGCACGTCCGCGCCAACGACGGGAAAGCGGCCTCCGCTTGGAGCTCCGAGGGCGAGGGCTCGGTCTGCGAGTTCGTGATCGACGACGTCAGCCCGGACCGGGCGGTCGTCACGTCCCCGGACTACCCGGAGGAGCAGATCCAGGACGGCGTCGGCGTCTACGGCAGCTTCACGATGGACTCTCCCTCACCGGACGTCGTGGAGTACCGCTACAACTTCATCAGCGGTCCCTACGCGACCGCCCGCCCCGACGAGCCGGGCGGGCCCGCCACGATCCGCTTCCTGCCGTTGAGGTCCGGTCCCGACTACCTCACCGTCCGGGCGATCGACCGCTCGGGACGCAGCAGCTCGACCACCACCTACTGGTTCCGGGTGCAGTCCGGCCGCGCCCCGGTCGCCCAGTGGAAGCTCACCGACGCGGCGGGCGCCACGAGCGCGGACGCCGAGTCGGGCACCGACGCGCGCGCCGGCTCCGGAGTGACCTTCGGGGGAACCGCCCCGGCCGGCACCGGCCTCACCACCACGGCCCACCTCGACGGCGGTGACCAGGCGTTCCTGACCCCTGATGCCCCGGTCGTGGACACGGGCGGGACCTTCGCGGTCGGCGCGTGGGTACGCCCGGAGCGCACCGACCGGGACATGGCGGTGGCGAGCCAGGGCTCCGACGGCGCCACCCTCGGGCTGCGTGCGGGCGACGCGGGCCCGGTCTGGTCGTTCACCGTCGCCGGTCAGGAGGTCTCGGGCGGCGTTCCGGAGAGCGGCGAGTGGGCCTACGTCCTGGGCCTTTACGACGCCGAGACCGGCACGGCGCAGCTGTATGTCAACGGCTACGAGACCGGTACGAAGACGCAGGCGGCGCCCGCGGAGACAACCGGCGCATTCCGGATCGGCCAGGGCGCCGGGGTGTCGGCGTGGCAGGGTGACATCGGCGACGTACGAGCCTACGACCGTGTCGTCGTACCCGCCGAAGCCACCGAACTCGCCCGGCAGAAGCCTCAGTTGCTGGGGCACTGGTCCCTGGAGACGGCGTCGGACGGCGTCAGCCCCGAGCAGAGCGGCGGAGTGCCGCTGAAGCTCGGCGCGGGCGCGGTCATCCACCGCGGCCCGGACAACTCCTGCCTGCCGGACATCGACCCGGACTGCCCCGTCGTGCCTTACGCCCTCGTCGGCGACGGCCACCTCCAGCTGGACGGCGAAACGGCCTACGCGGCCACGGACGCCGCCCTCCTGGACACCGCGGACAGCTTCACCATCGGCGTCGTCGTACGGCTGACGGACTCCGAGCCCTCCGGCCCGATGACCGTGCTGTCGCAGGCCGGCGAGCACACGGACGCCTTCAAGGTGCGCTACGACCCCTCCACGTACTCCTGGCAGTTGGTCATGCCGGAGAAGGACGAGGCGGGCGCCGCCGAGACCGTGGTCTCCCAGATCACGGGGGCGGACGGCGGCGAGGGGCAGGGCCACCACCTCGCGGTCGTCTACGACGACGCCACCGACCGGATCAAGCTCTACCTGGACGGCTACACCAACGCGGGTGCCACCGCGTCCTTCCCGAACGGCTGGCACAGCTCCGGACCGCTTCAGGTGGGTCGCGGACACGTCGGCGACGGCTGGGGCGAGTACCTCCACGGCGACGTCGACGAAGTCCAGGCGTACAGCGGGGCCTTGAGGGACCGCGACATCATCGGCCTGGGCTCGGGCACCGACCCCTGCCTGTGCTGAGCTGCACAGGGCGCTGAAACTGGACCGGTCGCCTCCGCCCTCGTGTACGGCGGCGGCGACCGGTTTTTGCGTGACAGCGGAGGAGATGTTGATGGACCACCCGGACTCGCGGTATGCGGCACGTCTGGCCACGTACGGAGCCGTTTCCACGCACCTGTCGCTGCTGAGCGACCGTCGACTCGGCGAAGCCGTGGCCGCGGCCACCCCTCTCGGGTCCGGCATCGGGGGCAGGTCGGCCGAGCTAGAGGTCGGCGGGACCCGGGTCTTCGTCAAGCGAGTGCCTCTGACGGACCTCGAGATGCGGCCGGAGAACGTACGGTCGACCGCGAACCTCTTCGGGCTGCCGATGTTCTACCAGTACGGGGTGGGCTCGGCCGGATTCGGGGCCTGGCGCGAGCTGGCCGTGCACACGATGACCACCAACTGGGTTCTCGGGAACGAGTACGAGGGCTTTCCGCTGATGTACCACTGGCGAGTCCTGCCGGACTCTCCTCCCCAGGGATTCGCCGACGTTTTCGGAGGCATCGACGGGGCGGTCGCGCACTGGGAGGGCGCCCCGGCCGTCCGTGAGCGACTGGAGGCCATCGGCCGGTCCTCCTTCAGTCTCGCCGTCTTCCTGGAACACGTCCCTCAGACCCTTGGCGAGTGGCTGGGCGAGCGACGGAAGGCCACTCCGGCAGGCGAAGACATCCCGGGGTACGAGTGGGCGGAGGAAGCCGTGACGCGCGGTGCCGCCTTCATGAGCTCCCGCGGGCTCGTCCACTTCGACGCCCATTTCAACAACGTCCTGACCGACGGCCGGCTGATCTACTTCGCGGACTTCGGCCTCGCCCTGAGCTCCGGGTTCGAACTCTCGGAGAACGAGGCCGAGTTCCTCGCCGACCATCACGCCTATGACGGCTGCTACGTCGTGAACCATCTGCTTCGCCACCATCTGCCCGACGGCCTGCGCGGCACGGCGGAACACGAGGCGTTTCTGCACAACTGGATCGCGGGTGGAAGGCCCGAGGGGGTCCCGCCCGCGATCGCCGCGATCATCGACCGGCATGCACGCGCCGCCGCCGTGCTGGACGGGTTCCACCACGGCCTGATCACGGTGAGCAAGCGGACACCGTATCCGGCGGCCGACATCGAACGGGCCAGGCCGGGGGGTCGTTCAGCGGGGTAGCGGCGGGCGCGGCCGACTGTCAGCCGGAGCTTCCCGTTCCGCTCTCCCGTGTGCCCGTCCCGAACGGCAGATGGATGGCCAGCAGCACGACCCCGCTGAGCAGGAACACCCGCATCGCGGCGTCCAGTCCGTTCCAGTCTCCCGACTGCCACATGACGAACCACTCGCCGCCGATGCCGATGAAACCGGCGCCGAAGAGGAGCAGGAGCATCAGCAGGCCGAGGGTGGAGACGGAGCGGGCGCGGGTGTGGTCGCGGCGGGTCCAGAGGAAGGTGCCGGCGATGAGGACGAGGGCCGCGAGGGTCTCCCAGGCGATGATCGCGATGTACGCGGCGTCCTGCCAGGTGCGTGACGTGATGGCCCGCCACATGAGGTCGTCGTCCTTGAACGTTGTGTCCATCGCGAGGACATGGCGTACGAACTGCTGGTTGGTGCCGAAGTCAGTGATGTTGCTGAAGGCGACGAGGGAGATGTAGAGCGCGACCGTTGCGGTGAGGAGGGTGTAGGTGAGGTGGAGGACGGTGGAGTGGGGGGTTCTGGATACAGGCATGATCCCAATATGGCCCTGTGGGACGGTCAACAACCATGCCTCTTCAGGTGGGTTGGGCCAGACTGGAGCCGGTCCGGGCAGGCGATTGCGGAGGAGACGGGCGGATGGTGCGGGCGCGGCCCTCGATGCGGGAGCTGATCACGGGCCGCACGCGGCGCGGGTTCGTCGGGCGGGGTGCGGAGCGCGCCGCGTTCCGGGAGAACCTCGAACTGCCGCCGGAGGACGAGCGGCACCGGTTCCTGTTCCACGTGCACGGCAACGCGGGGGTCGGAAAGTCCTTCCTGGTACGGGAGTTGGAGCAGCTCGCGCGGGAGCGCGGGGCGCTGACCGCCTACGTCGACGAGAGTGCGGGCAGTGTGCCCGAGGCGATGGCGGCCATCAGCGACCGGTTCGCACGGCAGGGGCATCGGTTCAAGGAACTCGACCGGTTGCTGGCCACGCATCGGGAGCGGCGGCACGAGGCCGAGTCGACGGTCGTGGAGACCGTAGAGACGCTCGGACCCCAGCCCTCGGCAGCCGGCATGACCGCCGCCCGCGCGGGACTCGTCGGGCTGGGTCTCGTGCCCGGCGTCGGCGCGTTCGCCGGAGCCATCGACCCGGCCCAACTCGCCCAAGGAGCCGACCGGTTGCGTGCGGGGCTGAGTGCCCGCTTCCGCAACCAGGAGGACGTACAGCTGGTGCTGTCGCCCGAGCGCGTCCTCACACCCGTCCTGCTCACCGAACTTGCCGAAGCCGCCGACGCGGCCCCCTGGCTCGTGCTGTTCTTCGACACGTACGAGCGGACCGGACCGTTCCTCGACGGCTGGCTGCACGACGTGATGACGACGGACCGGTACGGCGGCTCGCTGCCGGCCAACACCGTGGTCGTGACGGCCGGCCAGCGGGCCTTCGACACCGCCCGCTGGGGCGGCTTCGCGGACTTCGTGACGGACCTCCCGCTGGGGCCTTTCACCGAGGCCGAGGCGCGGGGGCTGCTCGCCGACAGGGGCGTGGTGGCCGAGCCGGTCGTGGAGGAGGTGCTGCGGCTCACGGGCGGGCTGCCGGTGCTGGTGTCCACGCTGGCCGAGGCACGGCCCACCGACCCCGACGACATCGGCGACCCGAGCGCGACGGCCGTCGAACGGTTCCTCAAGTGGGAGCAGGATCCGGTACGTCGGGGGGCCGCCCTCGCCTGCGCGCTGCCCCGGCGCCTCGACGCGGACGTGTTCCGGGCCGCCGTGGGCTGCCCGGAGGAAGAGGCCGAGGCGCTGTTCGGCTGGCTGCGGTCGCTGCCCTTCGTCAGCGACCGCGGGGACCGGGTCCAGTACCACGACGTCGTACGCGCCCCGATGCTGCGGTTGCAGCGGCGGCACTCCCCACGGGGGTGGGCGGAGCGGCACGCGCGGCTCGCGGAGACGTTCGGAGGGTGGCGGTCCGAGGCCGAAGTCGGCTTGGACGAAGATGAGTTGTGGTCGGACGCGGCATGGCGCGAGCTTCGGCTCGCGGAGTCGTACCACCTGCTGTGTGCGGGAGCGCGGGCCGCGCTGCCGGTGGTGCTGCGGGACTTCGTCGACGCCTGCGACGCCGGTGACGTCTCCGCCCGCCGCTGGGCCGTGGCCATGGTGGAAGCGGGCGAGGACGCGGACGCGGAGGCAGTACGGAAGTGGGGGCGCGACCTGCTGGGGGCGCTCGCCGAAGGCGGGGTGGTGACCGCGCTCGGGCTGCTCCTCGACCGGCCCGGAGGGCTCGACGAACCGCGACAGGCGCTCGCCCGGACGGTGCGGGGCCGCGCGCTGCGGCACAGCGGCGCGTACGAGCAGGCGGTGGCGGAGTACGGCCGGGCCATCGCCCTCGATCGGGAACTGGCGCGGGCCTACCGCGGCAGGGCGTTCAGCCGCGGCGGCCTCGGCGACTTCGAGGCGGGGATCGCCGACCTGGACCGGGCCGACACGCTCGCACCCGACCATGCCGAGACCGTCTCCCTGCGCGGCGAGTACCACCGCGCCCTGGGGCACGACGACGAGGCGGTCAGGGACCTGGACCGGGGGATCGAGCTCGACCCGTCACACCATTTCGCCTGGGCCTCCAGGGGAGCCATCCGTCAGACACTAGGACTGCTGGACGACGCTCTCGCGGACCTGAACCGTGCGTTGGGAATCAGGCCGGACTACCCCTTCGCGCTGATCCGCAGGGCCCGCGTGTGGCGGGCTCTCGGCGAGCAGGAACGCCAGATCGCGGACCTCGATCACGTGGTCCGCCTGGATCCCGACGGAACCTGGGGCTTCGGCGAACGAGGAGACGCCCTCTGCTCCATGGGCCGCTACGAGGAGGCTCTCGCCGACTTCGACCGGGCCATCCAACTCGACAGCGCCTACGCGTCTGCCCACGCGAGCCGGGGTGCCTGCCTCAGCGAACTGGGCCGGCTCGACGAGGGCCTGGCCGACCTGGACCGGGCCATCGCACTCAGGCCGGGATACCCCTGGGCGCTGTGGAAGCGGGCGGAGATCCGTCTCCAACAGCACGACTACGTAAGGGCGTTGGCCGACACCGACCGGGCGGTAACCCTTCAGCCCGACAACGCGGAGATCCTCGTATGCCGGGCCCGGGCGCTGATCGGTGTGGAGCGGTTTGCCGAGGCCCGTGCCGACCTTGACCGCGCGGTCGAACTCATCCGGTCCATGTCGCCGGACTGGGCCGGCCTGGCTCCACTCCTGGACCGGATCGACGCGGCGCAACGGGATGCGCGGTAGTCCCCAGCCCACCTTCGGCACACCTCACCGCACCGGCAAACCCCACCGAACGCCGGTCAAAGGTGATCAGTGGGTTCACATTTCGCATAACGTTCCGCCTCTCAACCGACCGTTCCCGTTCGATTACAGTGCTGGGCAGTCGGACGTACGGACGGTGCCTGGGAGGTCTCGGTGGGTGCGACAGCCGGTGCCGTCTGGGGCCGTGCCGAACAGCAGGACTTCCGTAGCCGGGTGCGCGGGACGCTGCTGGGTACGGCCGTCGGCGACGCGCTGGGTGCGCCGCTCGACGGGCTCACCCTGGAGGAGATCCGGGAGGCGTACGGCGCCGAGGGCCTCACCGATCTGGCCTTCGGGCACGGCAGGCGGGGC harbors:
- a CDS encoding CehA/McbA family metallohydrolase yields the protein MCEDDHGIGRRALIVTGATAALTLGSVTFSPGYDAEAANELETRTVRGTLPTGSPDFVYLPVEVPAGVRELKVAYSYEKPAVPVGTQGNALDIGIFDERGTALGGKGFRGWSGGARTEFFIRADDATPGYLPGPVREGTWHIALGPYTVAPQGLPYEITITLAYGEPSPAVKPTYPPPRAKGRGRAWYRGDCHLHSWYSDGRRTPAEIAALARAAGLDFINTSEHNTHSAHAHWADQAGDDLLIMLGEEVTTRNGHVLALGTDPGTFIDWRYRARDNRFGKYAREIRRSGGLVVPAHPHATCIGCNWKFGFGEADAVEVWNGAYTPDDEVALADWDGMLVASVREGRDWIPAMGNSDAHRDPDPVGRPQTVVLADDLTREAVQEGIRAGRSYVAESQSVSLAFTASGTKGEHAGIGERLKVGKDTPVTIRLEATGSPRCTVRFLTDQGVLFTSDPLPVDGSGTVEWRTTASYAAYVRAELRHEVVLAPLPGALAAFTNPIFLGR
- a CDS encoding bifunctional FO biosynthesis protein CofGH; the protein is MTTSATSGTGPTENSLRRALKRARDGVALDVTEAAVLLQARGADLDDLTASAARVRDAGLEAAGRPGVITYSKSVFIPLTRLCRDKCHYCTFVTVPGKLRRAGHGMFMSPDEVLDIARRGAELGCKEALITLGDKPEDRWPEAREWLDAHGYDDTIAYVRAISIRILEETGLLPHLNPGVMSWTDFQRLKPVAPSMGMMLETTATRLWSEPGGPHYGSPDKEPAVRLRVLEDAGRSSVPFTSGILIGIGETYEERAESLFALRRVSRSYHGIQELIIQNFRAKPDTAMRGMPDAELDELVATVAVARHIMGPAACLQAPPNLVDSEYGRLIGAGIDDWGGVSPLTIDHVNPERPWPQIDLLKSESAAAGFELRERLCVYPEFVQRGEPWLDPRLLPHVRALADSSSGLALPDAVVEGHPWQEPEEAFTSSGRTDLHVSIDTEGRTGDRREDFDLVYGDWESLREAAAPGMVPSRIDTDVRAALATAADDPTRLTDDEALALLHADGPALDALCRIADDVRKSAVGDDVTYIVTRNINFTNVCYTGCRFCAFAQRRTDADAYTLSLDQVADRAQQAWDVGAIEVCMQGGIHPDLPGTAYFDIARAVKERVPGMHVHAFSPMEVVNGATRTGMSIREWLSAAKEAGLDSIPGTAAEILDDEVRWVLTKGKLPTATWIEVVTTAHELGIRSSSTMMYGHVDQPRHWLGHFRTLSRIQQQTGGFTEFVTLPFIHTNAPVYLAGIARPGPTMRDNRAVMAMARLLLHPHIPNIQTSWVKLGTEGAAEMLRSGANDLGGTLMEETISRMAGSSYGSYKSVKDLIAVAEAAGRPAKPRTTLYGEVPEERQRAAAASDGHLPELLPVLD
- a CDS encoding LamG domain-containing protein: MDSPSPDVVEYRYNFISGPYATARPDEPGGPATIRFLPLRSGPDYLTVRAIDRSGRSSSTTTYWFRVQSGRAPVAQWKLTDAAGATSADAESGTDARAGSGVTFGGTAPAGTGLTTTAHLDGGDQAFLTPDAPVVDTGGTFAVGAWVRPERTDRDMAVASQGSDGATLGLRAGDAGPVWSFTVAGQEVSGGVPESGEWAYVLGLYDAETGTAQLYVNGYETGTKTQAAPAETTGAFRIGQGAGVSAWQGDIGDVRAYDRVVVPAEATELARQKPQLLGHWSLETASDGVSPEQSGGVPLKLGAGAVIHRGPDNSCLPDIDPDCPVVPYALVGDGHLQLDGETAYAATDAALLDTADSFTIGVVVRLTDSEPSGPMTVLSQAGEHTDAFKVRYDPSTYSWQLVMPEKDEAGAAETVVSQITGADGGEGQGHHLAVVYDDATDRIKLYLDGYTNAGATASFPNGWHSSGPLQVGRGHVGDGWGEYLHGDVDEVQAYSGALRDRDIIGLGSGTDPCLC
- a CDS encoding protein kinase family protein, whose translation is MDHPDSRYAARLATYGAVSTHLSLLSDRRLGEAVAAATPLGSGIGGRSAELEVGGTRVFVKRVPLTDLEMRPENVRSTANLFGLPMFYQYGVGSAGFGAWRELAVHTMTTNWVLGNEYEGFPLMYHWRVLPDSPPQGFADVFGGIDGAVAHWEGAPAVRERLEAIGRSSFSLAVFLEHVPQTLGEWLGERRKATPAGEDIPGYEWAEEAVTRGAAFMSSRGLVHFDAHFNNVLTDGRLIYFADFGLALSSGFELSENEAEFLADHHAYDGCYVVNHLLRHHLPDGLRGTAEHEAFLHNWIAGGRPEGVPPAIAAIIDRHARAAAVLDGFHHGLITVSKRTPYPAADIERARPGGRSAG
- a CDS encoding DUF2165 domain-containing protein — protein: MPVSRTPHSTVLHLTYTLLTATVALYISLVAFSNITDFGTNQQFVRHVLAMDTTFKDDDLMWRAITSRTWQDAAYIAIIAWETLAALVLIAGTFLWTRRDHTRARSVSTLGLLMLLLLFGAGFIGIGGEWFVMWQSGDWNGLDAAMRVFLLSGVVLLAIHLPFGTGTRESGTGSSG